From one Streptomyces sp. R41 genomic stretch:
- a CDS encoding ComEC/Rec2 family competence protein, translated as MHAASGKRLGASYPREEGPTDLRLVPPALAAWVTAAVTVGASPAWVTGVVVLSLVVAGALLVAGRRGTRGAKGHGGAGLGSWRRVSVAAALLCVAAAAASAGLHGADLRRGPVPSLARQFADVTAEVEITSDPRLTRPRIKGDHMAPTAVLLNAEVRRVTRADRTVVATRAPVLMIVDARSPRGSPRPSGEGSEGADGTEGSPWLSLLPSTRLRVAARLVPALSGGDDIAAVLRVRGSAPPDVVGKPSTPQRFAGRLREGLREATDGLETDARALLPGLVVGDTSRVTPELDDAFKATDLTHLLAVSGGNFTILLALFIGPPGLAQRAERRGLAPRLGVPLRATALLGGALTLAFVIVCRPDPSVLRAAACGSIALLAIATGRRRSLIPALATAVLLLVLYDPWLARSYGFLLSVLATGALLTLAPRWSAALQRRRVPPRLAEALAAAAAAQALCAPVVAVLSARVSLVAVPCNLLAEFAVAPATVLGFATLATGSVAMPVAKVLAWCASWPARWIADIARTGAALPGGGVNWPGSWTGALLLALVTAVVVLVGRRLLRHPWLSGACVLLFLLVVVQPPPLARVITGWPPPGWRFAMCDVGQGDATVLSAGDGAAVVVDAGPDPVLVDRCLSALGITRIPLFVLTHFHADHVAGLPGVLRGRSVGAIETTDFEEPSDQAEFVRREAAARHIPVTRAVAGERRRTGSLDWRVLWPPPSPAPTPDGPNDASVALIVRSAGLRLLLLGDLEPPAQRALLRSPAAEELGAVDVLKVAHHGSAYQDPDLIRRVAPRLALISCGKDNPYGHPAPSTVAALRAGGAVVLRTDEDGALAVVGAGGGLSVARD; from the coding sequence GTGCATGCCGCCTCGGGCAAGCGGCTGGGGGCCTCGTATCCCCGGGAGGAAGGACCGACGGATCTCCGGCTCGTGCCGCCCGCTCTGGCGGCCTGGGTGACGGCCGCTGTGACGGTGGGTGCCTCGCCTGCCTGGGTCACGGGTGTGGTCGTGCTCTCGCTGGTCGTGGCCGGCGCACTTTTGGTGGCGGGGCGGAGAGGGACGCGCGGCGCGAAGGGACACGGGGGAGCGGGGCTGGGCTCGTGGCGGCGGGTCTCCGTTGCCGCAGCGCTGCTCTGTGTCGCCGCGGCCGCGGCATCGGCAGGGTTGCACGGGGCGGATCTGCGACGCGGGCCCGTTCCTTCCCTGGCGCGGCAGTTCGCCGACGTGACCGCCGAGGTGGAGATCACCTCCGATCCACGGCTCACCCGGCCCCGGATCAAGGGGGATCACATGGCTCCGACGGCCGTGCTGCTGAACGCGGAGGTCAGGCGGGTGACGCGCGCGGACAGGACGGTCGTGGCGACTCGTGCGCCGGTGCTGATGATCGTCGACGCGCGCTCGCCAAGGGGTTCGCCTCGGCCCTCCGGCGAAGGTTCTGAGGGTGCTGACGGCACTGAGGGTTCGCCCTGGCTGTCGCTGCTGCCGTCCACGCGGTTGCGGGTCGCGGCGCGGCTGGTGCCCGCCCTGTCGGGCGGCGATGACATCGCGGCCGTTCTGCGAGTGCGGGGCAGCGCGCCGCCCGACGTGGTGGGCAAACCGTCCACGCCGCAGCGGTTCGCCGGACGGCTGCGTGAAGGCCTGCGGGAGGCCACCGACGGGCTGGAGACGGACGCGCGGGCGCTGCTGCCCGGGCTGGTCGTGGGGGACACCTCACGCGTCACACCGGAGTTGGACGACGCGTTCAAGGCGACCGATCTCACGCACCTCCTGGCTGTCAGCGGCGGAAATTTCACGATCCTCCTCGCCCTGTTCATCGGACCGCCGGGCCTGGCCCAGCGTGCCGAGCGGCGGGGTCTCGCACCGCGGCTCGGCGTTCCGCTCCGGGCGACCGCACTGCTCGGCGGAGCGCTCACGCTCGCCTTCGTGATCGTCTGCCGACCGGACCCGAGTGTGCTGCGGGCCGCGGCCTGCGGATCGATCGCGCTGCTCGCCATCGCGACCGGGCGCCGCAGATCGCTGATCCCCGCGCTGGCCACGGCCGTCCTTCTGCTGGTGCTGTACGACCCGTGGCTGGCTCGTAGTTACGGCTTCCTGCTCTCCGTCCTGGCGACCGGCGCCCTGCTCACCCTCGCCCCGCGATGGAGCGCGGCGCTCCAGAGGCGACGTGTACCGCCGCGTCTGGCCGAGGCGCTCGCGGCGGCCGCCGCGGCGCAGGCCCTGTGCGCGCCGGTTGTCGCCGTCCTGTCGGCTCGGGTGAGCCTGGTGGCGGTGCCGTGCAACCTGCTGGCGGAGTTCGCCGTCGCGCCGGCCACAGTGCTGGGTTTCGCGACACTGGCGACGGGCTCAGTGGCGATGCCCGTCGCCAAGGTCCTGGCGTGGTGCGCGAGTTGGCCCGCTCGATGGATCGCGGACATCGCGCGTACCGGGGCGGCTCTGCCCGGTGGGGGAGTGAACTGGCCGGGCAGCTGGACGGGGGCGCTGCTGCTGGCTCTCGTCACGGCGGTGGTCGTGCTCGTGGGGCGACGGTTGCTGAGGCACCCGTGGCTGAGCGGCGCCTGCGTGCTGCTGTTCCTGCTGGTCGTGGTGCAGCCGCCGCCTCTCGCCAGGGTGATCACGGGGTGGCCTCCGCCCGGCTGGCGGTTCGCGATGTGCGATGTGGGGCAGGGGGACGCGACGGTGCTCTCGGCGGGCGACGGCGCCGCGGTGGTGGTGGACGCCGGGCCCGATCCGGTGTTGGTCGACCGCTGCCTGAGCGCGCTCGGCATCACCAGGATTCCGCTCTTCGTACTGACGCACTTCCACGCCGATCATGTCGCGGGACTGCCGGGCGTGCTGCGTGGGCGTTCGGTGGGCGCGATCGAGACGACCGACTTCGAAGAGCCATCGGACCAGGCCGAGTTCGTACGAAGGGAGGCGGCCGCACGTCACATCCCCGTGACGCGGGCGGTGGCGGGGGAGCGGCGGCGCACGGGAAGCCTCGACTGGCGGGTGTTGTGGCCGCCCCCGAGCCCAGCCCCTACGCCGGACGGCCCGAACGACGCCAGTGTCGCCCTGATCGTAAGGTCGGCGGGACTGCGGCTGCTGTTGCTCGGTGACCTGGAACCTCCGGCTCAGCGGGCCCTGTTGAGATCGCCGGCGGCCGAGGAGCTGGGAGCCGTGGATGTTCTCAAGGTCGCCCATCACGGTTCGGCCTACCAGGACCCGGACCTCATACGCAGGGTGGCCCCGCGGCTCGCGCTGATCTCTTGCGGCAAGGACAACCCGTACGGGCATCCCGCGCCGAGCACCGTCGCGGCGCTGCGGGCCGGAGGTGCGGTGGTGCTGCGTACGGACGAGGACGGGGCGCTGGCTGTCGTCGGTGCGGGCGGGGGGTTGAGTGTGGCGAGAGACTGA
- a CDS encoding long-chain fatty acid--CoA ligase, whose product MSDTQTLIENRPPSVAALFLERVAATPDAEAYRYPVPPASGEGPDEWKSLSWGQAAERVFAIAAGLIELGVQPEQRVALASSTRVEWILADLGILCAGAATTTVYPQTNAEESAFILSDSESKVLIAEDAAQLAKAQEKRAELPELTHVVVIDPAGVETGDWVLTLAELETRGAAYLEKNPDLIKEKVGAITADQLATLIYTSGTTGRPKGVRLPHDNWAYMAKAIAATGLISGEDVQYLWLPLAHVFGKVLTSGQIEVGHVTAVDGRVDKIIENLPVVQPTYMAAVPRIFEKVYNGVAAKARAGGGAKYKIFQWAAEVSREYAKASQDNFRRTGTASVPFSLGAKHKVADALVFAKIREAFGGNLRACVSGSAALAPEIGYFFAGAGIHILEGYGLTESSAASFVNPGEAYRTGTVGKPLPGTEVRIADDGEILLRGPGIMEGYHGLPEKTAEVLESDGWFHTGDIGELSPDGYLRITDRKKDLIKTSGGKYIAPAEVEGQFKAVCPYVSNILVHGADRNFCTALIALDEPSILDWAKENGLEGKSYADVVAAPATVALVEGYVKELNEGLQRWQTIKKFRLLPRDLDVEHGEITPSLKLKRPVVEREYKHLIDEMYAGTREA is encoded by the coding sequence GTGAGCGACACACAGACCCTGATCGAGAACCGTCCGCCGTCCGTGGCGGCCCTCTTCCTGGAGCGCGTGGCGGCCACACCGGACGCCGAGGCCTACCGCTACCCGGTGCCACCGGCCTCGGGTGAGGGCCCGGACGAATGGAAGTCGCTGAGCTGGGGGCAGGCCGCTGAGCGGGTCTTCGCCATCGCGGCCGGTCTGATCGAACTGGGTGTGCAGCCGGAGCAGCGCGTCGCGCTCGCCTCCTCCACCCGGGTCGAGTGGATACTGGCCGACCTCGGCATCCTGTGCGCGGGCGCGGCCACGACGACCGTGTACCCGCAGACCAACGCCGAGGAGTCGGCGTTCATCCTCTCCGACTCCGAGAGCAAGGTGCTCATCGCGGAGGACGCGGCCCAGCTCGCCAAGGCCCAGGAGAAGCGCGCCGAGTTGCCCGAGCTGACCCACGTGGTCGTCATCGACCCGGCCGGCGTCGAGACCGGTGACTGGGTCCTCACGCTCGCCGAGCTGGAGACGCGCGGCGCCGCCTACCTGGAGAAGAACCCCGACCTGATCAAGGAGAAGGTCGGCGCGATCACCGCCGATCAGCTCGCCACCCTCATCTACACCTCCGGCACCACGGGCCGCCCCAAGGGCGTCCGCCTCCCGCACGACAACTGGGCGTACATGGCCAAGGCCATCGCCGCGACCGGTCTGATCAGTGGCGAGGACGTGCAGTACCTCTGGCTGCCGCTCGCGCACGTCTTCGGCAAGGTGCTCACCTCCGGCCAGATCGAGGTCGGGCACGTCACCGCCGTCGACGGCCGCGTGGACAAGATCATCGAGAATCTGCCGGTCGTGCAGCCGACGTACATGGCGGCCGTGCCGCGCATCTTCGAGAAGGTCTACAACGGGGTCGCGGCCAAGGCACGGGCCGGCGGCGGCGCCAAGTACAAGATCTTCCAGTGGGCCGCCGAGGTCTCCCGCGAGTACGCGAAGGCCAGCCAGGACAACTTCCGCCGCACCGGCACCGCCTCCGTCCCCTTCTCGCTCGGCGCCAAGCACAAGGTCGCCGACGCGCTCGTCTTCGCCAAGATCCGCGAGGCCTTCGGCGGCAACCTGCGCGCCTGCGTCTCCGGCTCCGCCGCGCTCGCGCCCGAGATCGGCTACTTCTTCGCGGGCGCCGGCATCCACATCCTGGAGGGGTACGGCCTCACGGAGTCCTCCGCGGCCTCCTTCGTGAACCCCGGCGAGGCGTACCGCACCGGCACCGTCGGCAAGCCGCTGCCCGGCACCGAGGTGCGCATCGCGGACGACGGCGAGATCCTGCTGCGCGGCCCCGGCATCATGGAGGGCTACCACGGGCTGCCCGAGAAGACCGCCGAGGTCCTGGAGTCGGACGGCTGGTTCCACACGGGCGACATCGGCGAGCTGTCCCCCGACGGCTACCTCCGCATCACCGACCGCAAGAAGGACCTGATCAAGACGTCCGGCGGCAAGTACATCGCGCCCGCCGAGGTCGAGGGCCAGTTCAAGGCCGTCTGCCCGTACGTCTCCAACATCCTCGTGCACGGCGCCGACCGGAACTTCTGCACCGCGCTCATCGCCCTCGACGAGCCGTCCATCCTGGACTGGGCGAAGGAGAACGGCCTGGAGGGCAAGTCGTACGCCGATGTCGTCGCCGCGCCCGCCACGGTCGCCCTCGTCGAGGGCTATGTGAAGGAACTCAACGAGGGCCTCCAGCGCTGGCAGACCATCAAGAAGTTCCGCCTCCTCCCGCGTGACCTCGACGTCGAACACGGCGAGATCACGCCGAGCCTGAAGCTGAAGCGCCCGGTCGTCGAGCGGGAGTACAAGCACCTGATCGACGAGATGTACGCGGGGACGCGCGAGGCCTGA
- a CDS encoding arylamine N-acetyltransferase, protein MNSAQADAYLRRIGAQHPAWPTSDVLRELQLRHLETVPFENLSIHLGEEIVLEEESLLEKLVGARRGGFCYELNGAFGALLGALGFDVTLLAARVYGEEGRLGIPYDHLALRVRTADGGDWLADVGFGAHSHYPLAFGERGEQEDPGGMFRVVESGPDAAGVRGVGGSREGEDLDVVRNGKAQYRLEVRPRVLGDFVAGAWWHSTSPVSHFGRSLVCSRVTKDGGRITLSGRNFTVTTADGTKDVSELATDEEVLATYRERFGIELDEVPEVRKARE, encoded by the coding sequence ATGAATTCCGCACAGGCCGACGCCTACCTCCGCCGGATCGGGGCCCAGCACCCCGCGTGGCCCACCTCCGATGTGCTCCGGGAACTACAGCTGCGCCATCTGGAGACGGTGCCGTTCGAGAACCTGTCGATCCATCTCGGTGAGGAGATCGTGCTGGAAGAGGAGAGCCTGCTGGAGAAGCTGGTGGGCGCTCGCAGGGGTGGGTTCTGTTACGAACTGAACGGCGCGTTCGGGGCGTTGCTGGGGGCGCTGGGCTTCGACGTGACGCTGCTCGCGGCGCGGGTGTACGGCGAGGAGGGGCGGCTCGGGATTCCGTACGACCATCTCGCGCTGCGGGTGCGGACGGCGGACGGGGGCGACTGGCTGGCCGACGTCGGGTTCGGGGCGCACAGTCACTACCCGCTGGCCTTCGGGGAGAGAGGGGAACAGGAGGATCCGGGCGGCATGTTCCGGGTCGTCGAGTCGGGGCCGGATGCTGCGGGGGTTCGCGGGGTCGGCGGTTCGCGTGAGGGCGAGGATCTCGACGTCGTCCGGAACGGCAAGGCGCAGTACCGCTTGGAGGTGCGGCCGCGGGTGCTCGGGGACTTCGTCGCCGGGGCCTGGTGGCACAGCACCTCGCCGGTGTCGCATTTCGGGCGGTCGCTGGTCTGTTCGCGGGTCACGAAGGACGGAGGAAGGATCACGCTCAGCGGGCGGAACTTCACGGTGACGACGGCCGACGGGACGAAGGATGTGTCGGAACTGGCCACGGACGAGGAGGTGCTGGCCACGTATCGGGAGCGCTTCGGGATCGAGTTGGACGAGGTGCCGGAGGTGAGGAAGGCGCGGGAGTGA
- a CDS encoding helix-hairpin-helix domain-containing protein, with protein MAGDRDAPGTDAAPAADTDTDKDECTDARAGVVSNTAESRAAWRDRVGPAVRERMPLWLQSRCGLERKSVTALTVLLVVAAVFAVQHFWVGRTQSVRAPEVVRAAAPYGGRAGQGEQSDAGPDASTGAASPVGAAGTAIVVDVGGKVRSPGLQRLPSGSRVADALRAAGGVRPGTNTDGLNRARLLVDGEQIVVGAPASVAGPGMGGTGPVGTGGSAAGAAPSAPVALNTATVDQLDGLPGVGPVLAQHIIDYRTQHGGFRSVDELREVNGIGDRRFSDLRNLVRP; from the coding sequence GTGGCTGGGGACCGGGACGCACCGGGCACGGATGCGGCTCCCGCCGCGGACACGGATACGGACAAGGACGAGTGCACGGACGCGCGCGCCGGCGTGGTGTCGAATACGGCGGAGTCAAGGGCGGCCTGGCGGGACCGGGTAGGGCCTGCCGTGCGGGAGCGGATGCCGTTGTGGCTGCAGTCGAGGTGCGGTCTTGAGCGCAAGAGCGTGACGGCACTCACCGTGTTGCTGGTCGTCGCCGCGGTCTTCGCCGTGCAGCACTTCTGGGTGGGCAGGACTCAGTCGGTCCGCGCCCCGGAGGTGGTGCGGGCGGCGGCTCCCTACGGCGGAAGGGCCGGACAGGGGGAGCAGTCGGACGCGGGACCGGATGCCTCGACCGGGGCGGCGAGCCCCGTCGGCGCGGCCGGGACCGCGATCGTCGTGGACGTCGGCGGCAAAGTGCGCAGCCCTGGGCTCCAACGGTTGCCGTCCGGATCCCGCGTCGCGGACGCGCTGCGCGCGGCGGGCGGGGTACGCCCCGGTACGAACACCGACGGTCTCAACCGCGCACGCCTCCTCGTGGACGGCGAACAGATCGTGGTCGGTGCTCCCGCGTCGGTCGCGGGACCAGGCATGGGCGGTACGGGCCCAGTTGGCACAGGTGGATCCGCCGCCGGCGCGGCACCCTCCGCTCCGGTCGCGCTCAACACGGCCACCGTGGACCAACTCGACGGTCTCCCCGGCGTCGGCCCCGTCCTGGCCCAGCACATCATCGACTACCGCACCCAGCACGGCGGCTTCCGCTCGGTCGACGAGCTCCGCGAGGTGAACGGAATCGGGGATCGCCGGTTCTCCGATCTCCGGAATCTGGTGCGGCCATGA
- a CDS encoding DegV family protein produces MSRHVAIVTDSTAYLPPRTMERHGITAVPLTVVLGDQALEEGTEISARSLAQALQKRRPVTTSRPSPELFAATYRRVAESGATGIVSLHLSSEFSGTYDAAVLAAREAPVPVRVVDTGMVAMALGFCALAAAESAESGGTIDEAVTAAEKRAAGTSAYFYVDTLDYLRRGGRIGAAQALLGSALAVKPLLQLDDGRIELLEKVRTASKAIARLEEIVAERAGSAQVDIAVHHLAAPERASALADRLRERVPGLADLHVSEVGAVIGAHTGPGLLGAVVSPR; encoded by the coding sequence ATGTCCCGCCATGTCGCGATCGTCACCGATTCAACGGCCTACCTGCCGCCGCGGACGATGGAGCGCCACGGCATCACAGCGGTGCCCCTGACCGTGGTCCTCGGTGACCAGGCACTCGAAGAGGGCACCGAGATCTCGGCCCGCTCCCTGGCCCAGGCGCTGCAGAAGCGGCGCCCCGTCACCACGTCCCGGCCCAGCCCCGAGCTCTTCGCCGCGACCTACCGCAGGGTCGCCGAGTCCGGCGCCACCGGCATTGTCTCCCTGCATCTGTCGTCCGAGTTCTCGGGCACGTACGACGCCGCGGTACTCGCGGCACGTGAGGCTCCGGTGCCCGTGCGGGTGGTGGACACCGGGATGGTCGCGATGGCCCTGGGGTTCTGCGCCCTGGCCGCGGCCGAGTCCGCGGAGTCGGGCGGCACGATCGACGAAGCGGTCACGGCGGCCGAGAAACGGGCCGCGGGCACCTCCGCGTACTTCTACGTCGACACTCTCGACTATCTGCGCCGTGGGGGCCGGATCGGGGCCGCACAGGCGCTGCTGGGCTCCGCGCTCGCGGTGAAGCCGCTGCTGCAGCTGGACGACGGTCGCATCGAACTCCTGGAGAAGGTACGCACCGCGTCCAAGGCGATCGCCCGGCTGGAGGAGATCGTGGCCGAGCGCGCCGGCAGCGCCCAGGTCGACATCGCCGTCCACCACTTGGCCGCCCCGGAGCGTGCCTCGGCTCTCGCGGATCGGCTTCGGGAGCGCGTTCCTGGCCTGGCCGATCTGCACGTCAGCGAGGTCGGTGCGGTGATTGGGGCCCATACGGGGCCCGGGCTGCTGGGGGCGGTCGTCTCGCCTCGGTGA
- the rpsT gene encoding 30S ribosomal protein S20, producing MANIKSQIKRIKTNEKARLRNKAVKSSLKTAIRKAREAAAAGDVEKATEYTRAASRALDKAVSKGVIHKNQAANKKSALASKVASLNG from the coding sequence GTGGCGAACATCAAGTCCCAGATCAAGCGGATCAAGACCAACGAGAAGGCCCGGCTGCGCAACAAGGCCGTCAAGTCTTCCCTGAAGACCGCGATCCGCAAGGCCCGCGAGGCCGCTGCCGCGGGTGACGTCGAGAAGGCCACCGAGTACACGCGCGCCGCGTCGCGCGCCCTCGACAAGGCCGTCTCGAAGGGCGTCATCCACAAGAACCAGGCCGCCAACAAGAAGTCGGCGCTTGCTTCGAAGGTCGCTTCCCTCAACGGCTGA
- the lepA gene encoding translation elongation factor 4 — MPATPNNVPEPSRTAPALIRNFCIIAHIDHGKSTLADRMLQLTGVVEQRQMRAQYLDRMDIERERGITIKSQAVRLPWAPTEDKGKTHILNMIDTPGHVDFTYEVSRSLAACEGTVLLVDAAQGIEAQTLANLYLAMENDLTIIPVLNKIDLPAAQPEKFAEELANLVGCEPDDVLRVSAKTGLGVEALLDKVVAEIPAPVGVADAPARAMIFDSVYDSYRGVVTYVRVIDGQLTKRERIRMMSTGATHELLEIGTNSPEMLPADGLGVGEVGYLITGVKDVRQSKVGDTITTLHKGATEALGGYKDPKPMVFSGLYPLDGSDYPELRDALDKLQLNDAALVYEPETSAALGFGFRVGFLGLLHLDVIRERLEREFGLDLIATAPNVVYRVVMEDGTEHTVTNPSEFPEGKISEVYEPVVRATILAPSEFIGSIMELCQTRRGTLLGMDYLSEDRVEIRYTLPLAEIVFDFFDQLKSKTRGYASLDYEPTGEQTSSLVKVDILLHGDKVDAFSAITHKDQAYAYGVRLVAKLRELIPRQAFEVPIQAAIGSRVIARETIRAIRKDVLAKCYGGDISRKRKLLEKQKEGKKRMKMVGSVEVPQEAFIAVLSSDDSGGSAKGKK; from the coding sequence GTGCCCGCGACCCCTAACAATGTGCCCGAGCCGAGCCGTACCGCCCCGGCTCTGATCCGCAATTTCTGCATCATCGCGCACATCGACCACGGCAAGTCCACGCTCGCCGACCGCATGCTCCAGCTGACCGGGGTGGTCGAGCAGCGGCAGATGCGTGCCCAGTACCTCGACCGCATGGACATCGAGCGCGAGCGTGGCATCACGATCAAGTCCCAGGCGGTCCGTCTGCCCTGGGCGCCGACCGAGGACAAGGGCAAAACCCACATCCTCAACATGATCGACACCCCCGGGCACGTCGACTTCACGTACGAGGTGTCGCGGTCCCTGGCGGCCTGCGAGGGCACGGTCCTGCTCGTCGACGCAGCCCAGGGAATCGAGGCCCAGACCCTCGCCAATCTCTACCTGGCGATGGAGAACGACCTCACGATCATCCCCGTACTCAACAAGATCGATCTGCCGGCCGCTCAGCCCGAGAAGTTCGCTGAAGAGCTCGCGAATCTTGTCGGCTGCGAGCCTGATGACGTGCTGCGTGTCTCCGCCAAGACCGGGCTCGGTGTCGAGGCGCTGCTGGACAAGGTCGTTGCGGAGATCCCGGCCCCCGTCGGTGTCGCCGATGCGCCCGCCCGCGCGATGATCTTCGACTCCGTGTACGACTCCTACCGGGGTGTCGTCACCTACGTACGAGTCATCGACGGGCAGCTCACCAAGCGTGAGCGGATCCGGATGATGTCCACGGGGGCCACGCATGAGCTCCTGGAGATCGGGACCAACTCGCCGGAGATGCTTCCGGCCGACGGGCTCGGGGTCGGTGAGGTCGGTTACCTCATCACCGGTGTGAAGGACGTTCGCCAGTCCAAGGTCGGTGACACCATCACCACCCTGCACAAGGGCGCGACCGAGGCGCTCGGCGGGTACAAGGACCCCAAGCCCATGGTCTTCTCCGGGCTGTATCCGCTCGACGGGTCCGACTACCCCGAGTTGCGCGACGCCCTCGACAAGCTGCAGCTCAACGATGCCGCGCTCGTCTATGAGCCCGAGACGTCCGCCGCCCTCGGCTTCGGATTCCGTGTCGGCTTCCTGGGGCTGCTGCACCTTGATGTGATCCGTGAGCGGCTTGAGCGTGAGTTCGGACTCGATCTCATCGCCACCGCGCCGAACGTGGTGTACCGCGTGGTCATGGAGGACGGGACCGAGCACACGGTCACCAACCCCAGCGAGTTCCCGGAGGGGAAGATCAGTGAGGTGTACGAACCCGTCGTACGCGCCACGATCCTCGCGCCCTCCGAGTTCATCGGCTCGATCATGGAGCTGTGCCAGACCCGACGCGGCACCCTGCTCGGCATGGACTATCTGTCCGAGGACCGGGTCGAGATCCGCTACACGCTGCCGCTCGCCGAGATCGTCTTCGACTTCTTCGACCAGTTGAAGTCCAAGACCCGTGGCTATGCCTCGCTCGACTACGAGCCCACCGGCGAGCAGACCTCCAGCCTGGTCAAGGTCGACATCCTGCTGCACGGCGACAAGGTGGACGCCTTCTCGGCGATCACGCACAAGGACCAGGCGTACGCGTACGGTGTGCGGCTCGTCGCCAAGCTGCGGGAGCTCATCCCTCGGCAGGCCTTCGAGGTGCCCATCCAGGCGGCCATCGGCTCCCGGGTCATCGCCCGCGAGACCATCCGCGCCATCCGCAAGGACGTCCTCGCCAAATGCTACGGCGGTGACATCTCCCGTAAGCGGAAGCTGCTGGAGAAGCAGAAGGAAGGCAAGAAGCGGATGAAGATGGTGGGCTCTGTGGAGGTTCCGCAAGAGGCCTTCATCGCCGTGCTGTCCAGCGACGACAGCGGTGGCTCGGCCAAGGGCAAGAAGTAG
- the holA gene encoding DNA polymerase III subunit delta has translation MAKKTAHDDPLAPVTLAVGQEDLLLDRAVREVVVAAKAADADTDVRDLTPDQLQPGTLAELTSPSLFSERKVVVVRNAQDLSADTIKDVKAYLEAPAEEITLVLLHAGGAKGKGLLDAARKLGAREVACPKMTKPADRLAFVRGEFRALGRSATPEACQALVDSIGSDLRELASAVSQLTADVEGTIDEAVVGRYYTGRAEASSFTVADRAVEGRAAEALEALRWSLSTGVAPVLITSALAQGVRAIGKLSSARGGRPTDLARELGMPPWKIDRVRQQMRGWTPDGVAVALRAVAEADAGVKGGGDDPEYALEKAVVAIARAARSRRG, from the coding sequence ATGGCCAAGAAGACCGCTCATGACGACCCTCTCGCCCCCGTCACGCTTGCCGTGGGCCAGGAGGATCTCCTGCTCGACCGTGCCGTGCGGGAGGTGGTGGTCGCCGCAAAGGCCGCCGACGCCGACACGGATGTACGGGACCTCACTCCGGACCAGTTGCAGCCCGGCACGCTTGCCGAGCTGACGAGTCCGTCGCTCTTCTCCGAGCGCAAGGTCGTGGTCGTACGCAACGCGCAGGATCTGTCGGCCGACACCATCAAGGACGTGAAGGCGTACCTGGAGGCACCGGCCGAGGAGATCACCCTCGTGCTGCTGCACGCCGGTGGGGCCAAGGGCAAGGGACTGCTCGACGCCGCGCGCAAGCTGGGGGCGCGGGAGGTGGCGTGCCCCAAGATGACGAAGCCGGCGGATCGGCTGGCGTTTGTGAGGGGGGAGTTTCGGGCGCTCGGGAGGTCTGCCACGCCTGAGGCCTGTCAGGCGCTTGTCGACTCCATCGGGAGTGATCTGCGGGAGCTCGCTTCCGCGGTGTCTCAGTTGACGGCGGACGTCGAGGGGACGATCGACGAGGCTGTCGTCGGGCGGTACTACACCGGGCGCGCCGAGGCGTCGAGTTTCACGGTGGCCGATCGGGCCGTGGAGGGGCGGGCCGCGGAGGCGTTGGAGGCGTTGCGCTGGTCGCTGTCGACCGGGGTCGCGCCTGTGCTGATCACCAGTGCGCTGGCGCAGGGGGTGCGGGCCATTGGGAAGCTGTCCTCCGCGCGGGGCGGGCGGCCGACCGACCTTGCCCGTGAGCTCGGGATGCCGCCGTGGAAGATTGATCGGGTTCGGCAGCAGATGCGGGGGTGGACTCCGGATGGGGTTGCCGTTGCCCTGCGGGCCGTCGCCGAGGCCGATGCCGGCGTCAAGGGGGGCGGGGATGATCCTGAGTACGCCCTGGAGAAAGCGGTCGTTGCCATTGCTCGGGCGGCTCGGTCCCGACGGGGTTAG